One part of the Oceanispirochaeta sp. M1 genome encodes these proteins:
- the xerA gene encoding site-specific tyrosine recombinase/integron integrase: protein MTELRSRMIRDLEINGLSKSTQTAYLRHIRELAKFHKRSPDELSLEDLYQFQYYMKKEKNYSYSYYNQAVCALKFLYGFTLKKDWNIHQIPFQKRSKKLPLILSKDEVFELIRVIDSKRDKTIVCLLYSAGLRVSELVTLKVSDLDSKRMVINIHQGKGRKDRIVMLAENLLEVLKQYWLESRPETYLFPGKIPGNPLTREAVNNLLKKYAAKAGITKNISPHTLRHSFATHLLEDGVNIRVIQFLLGHRNIKTTTIYTHIAKNYIDETPSPLDTLFLSKLEDNNE, encoded by the coding sequence ATGACAGAATTACGTTCAAGAATGATCAGAGATTTAGAAATCAATGGATTAAGTAAATCTACACAAACGGCCTATCTCAGACACATAAGAGAACTGGCAAAATTCCATAAAAGATCGCCAGATGAATTATCTCTAGAAGATCTCTACCAGTTTCAGTATTACATGAAAAAAGAAAAGAATTATTCCTACAGCTATTACAATCAGGCTGTTTGTGCTTTGAAATTTCTCTATGGCTTTACTCTGAAGAAAGACTGGAATATTCATCAAATACCATTCCAGAAAAGAAGCAAAAAACTTCCATTAATTCTTAGCAAAGATGAAGTCTTTGAGCTGATCCGAGTCATCGATAGTAAACGGGATAAAACAATTGTTTGTCTGCTGTATTCAGCCGGTCTGCGGGTCTCTGAATTAGTTACATTAAAAGTTTCGGATCTGGATAGTAAGCGGATGGTAATTAATATCCATCAGGGAAAAGGAAGAAAAGACAGAATAGTCATGCTTGCCGAGAATCTTTTGGAAGTTCTTAAGCAATACTGGCTTGAATCAAGACCGGAGACATATCTTTTCCCTGGAAAGATTCCTGGTAATCCCCTCACTCGAGAGGCCGTTAATAACTTACTTAAAAAATATGCAGCCAAGGCAGGCATAACTAAAAATATTTCACCCCATACTCTCCGACATTCCTTCGCGACTCATCTATTGGAAGATGGTGTAAATATCAGAGTTATCCAGTTTTTATTAGGGCATCGGAATATTAAAACAACAACGATTTATACTCATATTGCTAAAAACTATATCGATGAAACTCCTAGTCCTTTGGACACTTTATTTCTGAGTAAACTGGAGGATAATAATGAGTAA
- a CDS encoding S41 family peptidase encodes MKKYFIKKSLMVTFLLFILMSCGSTSGAISTDQEYDTDHEYSISELKKDFIILRGALEEVHGGLYRYSSKIEMDALFDELDGSLDHGMTEREFLREVSTLVAQIGCGHTNVDPSEGFNTYWFQHGTTFPLDVKLIGDKVYVSHDYRESETELTGLEILTINEIPVADIIEKFVSFISSDGRNITGKYRCIDSYFPYLYSAFIGEPNTFNIKGKLLGIDEDSTFSVIAMTVPDLDAARNAAYNAEEEKVLDFQVLDTSSTAILSISSFDERIDSYKIFLKNSFNQIAEENISHLIIDLRGNGGGEDEQGALLFSYLTDTPFDYYDSLSTRTDTISFRQYFFGNIISDMTIQGFLNPAKNGIFQVKTDRMNLLNLQNPQKKPYNGNVYILTDGGSFSATTEFTSIAHNDERALFIGEEAGGGYYGNNSGVTIMLRLPNTGLEIAVPMINYMMAVSDYPDEDRGLIPDYPIEASIEDLLNGTDRVLEFTQELITSSL; translated from the coding sequence ATGAAAAAATATTTCATCAAAAAGAGTCTTATGGTGACTTTTCTGCTCTTTATACTAATGAGTTGCGGTAGTACCAGCGGGGCGATCAGTACTGATCAGGAGTACGATACCGACCATGAATATTCTATTTCAGAACTGAAGAAAGACTTTATAATTCTCCGAGGTGCTTTAGAAGAAGTTCATGGAGGATTATACCGCTATTCTAGCAAGATTGAGATGGATGCTTTATTTGATGAGCTTGATGGTTCTTTAGATCATGGAATGACTGAAAGAGAATTTCTAAGAGAGGTCTCGACCCTGGTGGCTCAAATTGGCTGCGGCCATACCAATGTAGATCCTTCAGAGGGGTTTAATACCTATTGGTTTCAACATGGAACGACGTTTCCCTTGGATGTGAAGTTGATTGGTGACAAAGTCTATGTCTCCCACGATTATCGGGAGAGTGAAACAGAACTGACGGGACTAGAGATTTTAACTATCAATGAGATTCCTGTTGCAGATATTATTGAGAAGTTCGTCTCTTTCATTAGCTCCGATGGGAGAAATATAACCGGTAAGTATCGATGTATAGATTCTTATTTCCCTTACCTCTATTCTGCCTTTATTGGAGAGCCAAATACATTCAATATTAAAGGCAAATTGCTAGGGATAGATGAGGATAGTACCTTTTCGGTAATTGCAATGACGGTACCTGATCTGGATGCCGCGAGAAATGCTGCATATAATGCAGAAGAAGAAAAGGTTCTCGACTTTCAGGTCCTCGACACTTCCAGTACTGCTATATTAAGCATTAGCTCATTTGATGAAAGGATCGATTCGTACAAAATATTTTTAAAAAACAGCTTCAATCAGATTGCAGAAGAGAATATCTCCCATCTGATTATCGATTTACGAGGTAATGGTGGTGGCGAAGATGAACAGGGCGCACTACTATTCTCCTATCTGACGGATACCCCCTTCGACTATTATGATTCTCTAAGTACCAGAACGGACACTATCTCTTTTCGCCAATACTTTTTTGGTAATATCATAAGCGACATGACCATTCAAGGTTTTTTGAATCCAGCTAAGAATGGTATCTTCCAGGTCAAAACAGACCGTATGAACCTTCTTAATTTGCAGAATCCACAGAAAAAGCCCTATAACGGCAACGTTTATATTCTAACTGACGGTGGTAGTTTTTCAGCCACTACTGAATTTACATCTATAGCTCATAATGATGAACGAGCCCTCTTCATCGGTGAGGAGGCAGGTGGTGGTTACTACGGGAACAATAGTGGGGTGACCATAATGCTAAGGCTACCAAATACTGGCTTGGAAATTGCTGTGCCAATGATAAATTATATGATGGCAGTATCGGATTACCCCGATGAAGACAGAGGACTTATTCCCGATTATCCCATTGAAGCGTCCATTGAAGACCTCCTAAACGGAACCGATAGGGTTCTAGAGTTTACTCAGGAGTTGATAACCTCCTCTTTGTAA